A stretch of DNA from Pyramidobacter porci:
TCATCAACCAGGAACACATCACGGAAATGCCCGTCAGGGAAAAGTTCGAGCTGATCCGTCCCTTCTGGGAAGAAATGGGCGTGGACTGCGGCAAACTCGATCTGGAGTATCTCGGCAAATGCTTCGAGATCATGGCCGGCCGCGGCAAGACGATCAAGGAACTGGCGGAGTTCTCCGACTATCTCGTGACCTTTGCGCCCGTGGCGGCCCGGTACGACGGCAGCGACCTGACCGAAGAGCACCGCGTCCTGCTGAAAAAGTTCAATACCGATTTTCTGTCTCGTTCCGAGCTGGTCACGCCCGATCAGATGCTGGCCTTCGCGCGCGAGTGGTGCGACGCCAACGGCGCCAAACTCAAGGACATCGCCATGCCCCTGCGTTATATGCTGACGGGCTACAAAGTCAGCCCCGGCATCTTCGAAGTGATTGAACTGCTCGGACACGACGAGGTGTCCAAGAGGCTGCGGCATTATAACGTTCTCTGATCCTCGTCGCGTGATCTGACAACTGCTTTTGAAAATGCATGAACGTTTCTTCCGCAGAAATAAGGCAGCGACGTCTTATAAAAATCTTTGAAAAAACGTGCGCGCGCTAATTTCAAGTTTGACATTTCAGCGGAATCGTTGTATATTTTCCCTGTGCTCGAAAAATCCTTCGGGCGCTCCCGAACTGGTCGGGATTTTTCATCATGTTTTTTTGGAGGCATGTACTTTGAAGGGCAAAGTGAAATGGTTCAACAGCACCAAGGGCTTCGGTTTCATCACCACCGAAGAGGGCAAGGACGTTTTTGTCCATTTTAGCGCTATCAAGATGGACGGCTACAAGTCCCTTGAGGAGAACGAAGAAGTCGAGTTCGATGTCGTCGATGGTGAAAAGGGCCCTCAGGCTGCTAACGTCGTCCGTCTGTAAGACGAACGTTGGTGATTGAACCCTTTGAGATTAAAAAAAGAAGGCCGGCAGATCTGATCTGTCGGCCTTTCTGCTATTACGTGAAAAAACAGATTCCTCTTGGGGCGAATCTGCCGTGAAGAAGACGCACTATCGGCTCTTTTTTGATTCCTGACGTGTTTTCTGGCGCCAGATATAAAACGCCACGATAACTGTGCAGGCGGCGCAAAGAACCATGCTGATCTCGGAAAGATACCGCTGGATCAGCGATTTATTGGCTCCCAGCCAGTACCCAAGCAGCGTCAGGATGACCACCCAGATGCCGGCGCCGAGCGTCGTATAAAAGCAAAAGCGCGTCAGGTTCATGCGAGCGATCCCCGCCGGCAGCGAAATATACTGACGAATCACCGGGATCAAACGGCCGACGAACGTGCTGATGTGCCCATGGCGTTCGAAGAACGAATCGGCTTTGTCAAGAACCTCTGGCGTGATCCCGAAATGTTTGCCGTACTTGACGAAGAAGGGGCGCCCAAAGCGCAGCGACAGCCAATAATTAAACAGCGCTCCCAACAGACTGCCCGTAATTCCTGCAAGAAGCACCCAAAGCAGCGACATTTGTCCTCCGTGGGCCAAAAAGCCGGCCGGAGGCATAACGACTTCGCTGGGGAAAGGGAAAAAAGACGACTCCAGGAACATCAGCGCGACGATTCCCGTATACCCCAGCGAGCCGATCGTATCCACCAGCCAGCTGACTAAACTGCTAAAAACATCGCTTAGCATGACTTCACCCCGCTCGATGATTTTCTAAAGACCCGTGATCAATTAAAAGTCCGATTGACCGTACCGTGCTTCGGGGCGAAAGGATGGACGTCGCGTCGCGACAAGTCCTTGATGGGCCCCTGTCTCGTGCGGTTTTCGGCGCCGCCTCGGCGCGGAAAAAAGCGTGCCGTCTTTTTCCCGAAAACCGGCATGAAGCACGGCGCTATTGTAGCATCATCGGACGTCTTCCGGAAAAAACAGGAACAGAGAACTTAAAAAATATTTCTTCCATTTGAGGCGTTCTTTGTGGGATAATAATATACAGATTTTCGAGAAGGAGGCTGTGCCGTGTGCCTGCCTTATTGGAACAGCGAACTTGACGTAGAAGTGGGATGCTGGAGTTTTTCCCGACGCGAGCACGGCGCCGTCTCCATGGCGGGGCTCCACAGCGAATTGTTGCGCGACCTTTCTTTTCAGGCGCTCTCCTTGGACAGTGAACTGCTGTATCTCTGCGGCAGTGAATGCGGCATCGCCGGCAGCATGATCTGGGATGAGTCTGTCCTCGAAAGAAGAACGGCTTCAAATGTGCCTCCGTTCACCCTTGTTTTCGGCTACAGTCGGGAAATGGAGCGTTTTTCGGGGCATTTTCTTACCCGGCGCCGAGGTCTGAAAGCCGGCGTGACGGAATGCACCTTTTGGAATGGGCAGATTGCCCTCATACGTTATAAAGTCATCGCCTATATGGCGGCGCTTCCGGTTTTTCATGAGCTGGAAGGACTCGTGGAAATGCGTGCGGACATGCAGAAATGGAAAAAAGGCAGCGCCCTGGTCCCTTTCTATGCGGAACGCTTCGGTTTTCTGCGCGCGCCTTTACCGTACGAAACTGACATTCCAGAGGACATGCTCGTCGTAAATAAGCTGGAGAATTTCCAGCTCGACGAGACCCGTTCGGTTATCGGACCATCCCCGTCTATCCCGTTGCCGGCTTTTTATGAGCTGACCATCGGTGACGGCAGCGAGGAAACATGATGGTGCTCATCCCTTGAGAATGTGAAGTTGATTGTTTGCGGAAAGATCTATCGGCCTTTTCGTCGTGGACGAAGAAGTGAAGGAGGATGTTCGATGGCTGTTCACAAAAAGAACAAGACTCTTGAACCCAAAGTGGGAGATTCCGCCGGGAACGTATCGGAGCAGGCTCAGTTGACCAGACGATCTCCTTCTGCTCCGAAGAGTCCGAAGGCGAAGAAGGCGTCATCTTCCGACAAGAAAAAAAACGCATCCGGCTTTGAATCGGGAAATAAGGCGGTTGAAAAACACGTGAACAGCGAAGAATCCAAGGTTCATGAGAAAAAAAAGGCTCCCGCGGCAAACGCGCCGGTTCCTGCAAAGAAGAAAACCGTAAAGAAAGAGGCTGACATCCAGGCGGGCGTTTCCTCTGAAGGGAAGGGCGCAACGAAGAAAACCCCGAAAAAGACTGTCGAGACATCTGAAAAAGCCGTCAAGAAAAAGAAAAAGGTGACGGCGAAGGGAAGCGATCCGAAAGCTCCCGCCGCAGAGAAGCCGGAGAAGCAATCTCCGGCCAAGAATGAGGCAAAGAAAACGAGCAATAAAAAGAAAAGCGCTCCGGAGCGCATCAAGTTGACTTCCACGCTGGATGCGGTTCCCAAAGAACCCGACGATCCGTTTGCCGAGGTCCCCGCAGACGAAGACCTCGACAATTTCAGCGGCCCCGACGCGGAGGATCTCGCCGAGGTGGGAACCGACGATGAGCTCGACGAAAATCTGGCTCTTGAGGGAGAACAGGGAGGAGACGATTCGGAGGAATCTTCTCCCGGCGAAATCTCGGAAAGCGATCCGGACTATCTGCGTTCCATGATGAGTCATATCCGCGGGCTTATCGTGCAGGGCCGCAAGACTGGCTATGTGACTCACAAGGATATCGAAAAATATATTCCCGCAGATTACTGGAGTTCCGAGATTCTGGACAATGTTTTCATTAATTTGACGGAGCTTGGCATTCAAGTGCTGGATGATTCCGCTCAAGTTTCATCAAAGGATAGTAATTCAGCCAAATCGAAGCGGCCTTCGAGAAGCAGGGCGAAAATTTCTGAGGAGGGAGAAAGCCCCGACGTTTCGGGCGATGACGACAGCGCGTCTGATTTCGCCTCGTCCGGCGGCGACGAAGCTCCCGGTTACGGGGAAGAGCTTGGACGCATGGAAGACGTGCCTCTGTCCGATCCCGTGCGCATGTATCTGCGCGAGATCGGCAAAGTTCCCCTCTTAAGCGGAGAGAAGGAACGCGAGCTGGCGATCAGGGTCGAAGCCGGCGACGCGGAGGCGAAACAGCAGATCATCGACGCCAATCTTCGTCTGGTCGTCAGCATCGCCAAAAAATACATCGGCCGCGGCATGCTGTTCCTCGACCTGATCCAGGAAGGCAATCTCGGCCTGATCCGCGCCGTGGAGAAGTTCGACTACCGCAAAGGTTTCAAGTTCAGCACCTACGCCACGTGGTGGATCCGTCAGGCGATCACCCGCGCCATCGCCGACCAGGCGCGCACGATCCGCATCCCCGTGCACATGGTGGAGACCATCAACAAAATGGTGCGCATTTCCCGCCAGCTCGTGCAGAAACTTGGGCGCGAACCCAGCGACGAGGAGATCGCGCACGAAATGGAGATCGAAAGCGGACGCGTCGAAGAGATCCGCCGCATCGCTCAACTTCCCGTCTCGTTGGAAACTCCCATCGGCGAAGAAGAGGACAGCCAGCTCGGCGATTTTATCGAAGACCGCAACATGCCCAGTCCCGAGGACGCCGCCGCCGGCAACCTGCTCCACGAGCAGATTGAGGAGATGCTCGACGCGCTCTCTGACCGCGAGCGCGAAGTGCTGCGCTACCGCTTTGGGTTGGAGGACGGACGTTCCTATACGCTCGAAGAAGTGGGGCGCCGCTTCGGCGTCACCCGCGAGCGCATCCGTCAGATCGAAGCCAAGGCGCTGAGAAAACTGC
This window harbors:
- a CDS encoding cold shock domain-containing protein codes for the protein MKGKVKWFNSTKGFGFITTEEGKDVFVHFSAIKMDGYKSLEENEEVEFDVVDGEKGPQAANVVRL
- a CDS encoding DedA family protein — its product is MLSDVFSSLVSWLVDTIGSLGYTGIVALMFLESSFFPFPSEVVMPPAGFLAHGGQMSLLWVLLAGITGSLLGALFNYWLSLRFGRPFFVKYGKHFGITPEVLDKADSFFERHGHISTFVGRLIPVIRQYISLPAGIARMNLTRFCFYTTLGAGIWVVILTLLGYWLGANKSLIQRYLSEISMVLCAACTVIVAFYIWRQKTRQESKKSR
- the rpoD gene encoding RNA polymerase sigma factor RpoD, coding for MTSTLDAVPKEPDDPFAEVPADEDLDNFSGPDAEDLAEVGTDDELDENLALEGEQGGDDSEESSPGEISESDPDYLRSMMSHIRGLIVQGRKTGYVTHKDIEKYIPADYWSSEILDNVFINLTELGIQVLDDSAQVSSKDSNSAKSKRPSRSRAKISEEGESPDVSGDDDSASDFASSGGDEAPGYGEELGRMEDVPLSDPVRMYLREIGKVPLLSGEKERELAIRVEAGDAEAKQQIIDANLRLVVSIAKKYIGRGMLFLDLIQEGNLGLIRAVEKFDYRKGFKFSTYATWWIRQAITRAIADQARTIRIPVHMVETINKMVRISRQLVQKLGREPSDEEIAHEMEIESGRVEEIRRIAQLPVSLETPIGEEEDSQLGDFIEDRNMPSPEDAAAGNLLHEQIEEMLDALSDREREVLRYRFGLEDGRSYTLEEVGRRFGVTRERIRQIEAKALRKLRHPSRSKKLRDFLE